The genomic interval AAGATCGTTAGCCGTGTACAAGAAGCGCCTCCGGGTAAAAGAGGCGGAAGTACAACTGGATCAACAGGAAATCAGTACTTTGTTTACTTCTGAAATGAGGCGCAAAACTGAAAGTCAGACGTTGGCAAAAGCAATTAAGGGCGTGAACACTACGGTTCAAGATGGCAAGATTGAGAGCGGTGCAGTGGTTAATTTGGGAAGCGTTCCGATTGATCAACTGTCGTCGAATGAACGATCGTTTGTAACCAAGTTGATCGAAACTTTTCCGGTCTTGGGCGATCGCAACGTTTACATTGGCATTGAAGGAAAACCCTCAGTTGTTAACGGGCAGGTCATGCTCAATGACAACACCCGGATCAAAATTGGCGACCTGAGTTTTAGTCCGGCAGAACTCTCGCAAAGATTAGGCATTCCTGAAGATCAGATTCGACAGCGAATTCATCTCGAAGTCCAACTGGGTAGATTAAAGGTAAGCGATATTCAATTAGAAGGCGATCGAGCCGTAGTGCGGGGAGAGGCGGAGTGAGCCTGAAAGGATAGGGGATAAAAAGGGTGGAGAGATGATGGATTAAGGATTACACTTAGTAGCCTCACCTCCTAACGCCTACCCATCCCATGTCCAACCGTCTTGCTGCATCCAAAAGCCTCTATCTGCGAAAGCATGCCGAAAACCCGATCGACTGGTGGTATTGGTGTGATGAAGCACTGGAGACCGCACGACGTGAGAATAAGCCAATTTTTCTTTCGGGTAGGTTATTCCAGTTGTCACTGGTGTACGGTGATGGAAGGGGAAGCATTTTCCGATGCCACCATTGCCGACTACATGAATGCTAATTTTCTGCCCATTAAGGTTGATCGGGAGGAACGCCCCGACCTGGACAGCATTTACATGCAGGCAGTGCAGATGTTGATTGGGCAGGGAGGCTGGCCCCTCAATGTGTTTCTCTCGCCCGACGATTTAGTGCCTTTCTATGGGGGCACCTACTTCCCGATCGAACCCCGCTATGGGCGTCCCGGTTTTTTGCAAGTGCTTCAGGCCATTCGCCAGTATTACGATACCCAGAAAGGAAAATTGCAGAGTGTTAAAGATGAAATTCTCAGCAATCTGCGGAGTATGGCAACCTTCCAACCTACCCAGGAAATTGATCATGACCTGTTGAAACGGGGGCTGGAAGCTAATGTCGGTGTTCTTGCTGGAAAAACTCCTGGTCCCAGTTTTCCCATGATCCCCTATGCGGAGGTGGCATTACGTGCCAACCATTTCAGCTTTGAGTCTCGCTACGATGCGGCAGAAATTAGCCGCCAGCGGGGGATGGCTCTGGCGCTGGGAGGAATCTTTGACCACGTCGCAGGTGGCTTTCATCGCTATA from Kovacikia minuta CCNUW1 carries:
- a CDS encoding DUF255 domain-containing protein, yielding MSNRLAASKSLYLRKHAENPIDWWYWCDEALETARRENKPIFLSGRLFQLSLVYGDGRGSIFRCHHCRLHEC